One window of Methanorbis furvi genomic DNA carries:
- a CDS encoding aspartate aminotransferase family protein, which yields MGQRNTNDVLMEPTVFETFESNVRSYCRKYPVIFSKAKGSVLIDQSGKEYIDFLCGAGSCNYGHNNDYIKGKVVEYLMGDGLLHGLDMYSIAKGEFIECLEREILIPRGFDYKVLFPGPTGTNAVEVALKIARKVKGRSNVLALMGGFHGMSLGSLALTTERSARDACGVALGNVTHVPHPSMMPGFDTIAYIDMLLSDDHSGVDKPAAIILESVQGEGGINIVSNEWLRDMRALCDKHDMLLILDEIQTGCGRTGSFFSFERAGIVPDIVVMAKSLGGIGMPCSIALVKPEYDVLLPGEHNGTFRGFQLAFVAGKAAIEYMVEHGLEAEAVRKGRIVEEYLAARLRQIDPALTFRGLGLMWGIDFGAYPCGTTQQIRKTCFENGLILELSGREDTVVKIMPPLVIEDEQLVQGLEVLMKVISETVNPAGMVPASQSDMIKPVV from the coding sequence ATGGGTCAGAGAAACACAAACGACGTCTTAATGGAACCAACGGTATTCGAAACCTTCGAAAGCAACGTGAGATCGTACTGCAGAAAATATCCGGTTATCTTCTCGAAAGCCAAAGGGTCAGTACTGATCGATCAGAGTGGGAAAGAATACATTGATTTCCTCTGTGGAGCAGGAAGCTGCAACTATGGTCATAATAATGACTATATCAAGGGAAAAGTTGTTGAATATTTAATGGGAGACGGACTTCTCCACGGCCTTGACATGTACTCGATCGCAAAAGGCGAGTTCATTGAGTGTCTGGAGAGAGAGATTCTCATTCCGCGGGGATTTGACTATAAGGTCCTGTTCCCCGGGCCGACCGGCACGAATGCTGTCGAAGTCGCACTGAAGATTGCCCGGAAAGTGAAGGGCAGATCGAATGTGCTTGCCTTAATGGGCGGCTTTCATGGTATGTCGCTTGGCTCGCTTGCGTTAACGACCGAGAGGTCGGCACGCGATGCCTGCGGGGTCGCACTCGGCAATGTGACGCATGTTCCGCATCCGTCGATGATGCCGGGATTTGATACGATCGCCTACATCGATATGCTGCTGAGCGATGACCACAGCGGTGTGGACAAGCCGGCCGCAATAATTCTTGAGTCTGTGCAGGGCGAGGGCGGCATTAATATTGTGTCGAACGAGTGGCTCCGCGATATGCGGGCGCTGTGCGATAAGCATGATATGCTGTTGATCCTTGATGAGATTCAGACCGGTTGCGGCAGAACGGGTTCGTTCTTCTCGTTCGAGCGTGCGGGTATTGTCCCTGATATTGTGGTGATGGCAAAGTCGCTCGGCGGTATTGGTATGCCGTGTTCGATTGCTCTCGTGAAGCCTGAGTATGATGTTCTTCTGCCGGGCGAACACAACGGGACGTTCCGCGGGTTCCAGCTGGCGTTTGTTGCCGGAAAGGCAGCAATCGAGTACATGGTGGAGCATGGTCTTGAGGCCGAGGCGGTTCGCAAGGGAAGAATTGTCGAGGAGTATCTGGCAGCACGCCTGCGGCAGATTGATCCTGCCCTGACGTTCCGCGGTCTTGGTCTGATGTGGGGTATTGATTTCGGGGCGTATCCGTGCGGAACCACGCAGCAGATCAGAAAGACATGCTTTGAGAATGGTCTGATTCTTGAGCTGTCGGGCAGAGAGGATACGGTTGTGAAGATCATGCCGCCGCTGGTGATTGAGGATGAGCAGCTTGTTCAGGGCCTTGAGGTGCTGATGAAGGTTATCTCTGAGACAGTGAATCCGGCAGGAATGGTTCCGGCATCACAGAGTGATATGATAAAACCGGTTGTCTGA
- a CDS encoding helix-turn-helix domain-containing protein: MDNIPPNAKKQKYICGIDAALDIIGGKWKAHILYALMDETLRYSQIQPALPRKITQRMLTKELRDLEKSGLVTRTVYPEIPPKVEYSLTDKGRSIMPILDQLCTWGGENITEEIEIICS, encoded by the coding sequence ATGGACAATATCCCTCCAAACGCCAAAAAACAAAAATACATCTGCGGAATTGACGCAGCCCTTGACATCATCGGAGGGAAATGGAAAGCCCACATACTCTACGCCTTAATGGACGAAACACTCAGATACAGCCAGATCCAGCCGGCCCTTCCAAGAAAAATCACCCAGAGAATGCTCACCAAAGAACTCAGGGACCTTGAAAAAAGCGGACTTGTCACCAGAACCGTTTACCCTGAGATCCCTCCCAAAGTAGAATACTCACTCACCGACAAAGGCAGATCAATCATGCCCATCCTCGACCAGCTCTGTACCTGGGGAGGAGAAAACATCACCGAAGAGATCGAGATCATTTGTAGCTGA
- a CDS encoding hydrogenase, whose translation MIGTLTTGFGVWNPLVWLCVILVALLFSWIIWRCGESDYDEDTEQTSPYLSGNAEPAKGAVHVRAGNMYWGFTAALKSYYDKLIPLHSGIVNDYVSWFLIGVVVLFAVVVLL comes from the coding sequence ATGATCGGAACTCTTACAACAGGATTTGGCGTATGGAATCCTCTCGTGTGGCTGTGCGTCATTCTTGTCGCTCTCCTCTTCTCCTGGATAATCTGGAGATGCGGCGAGTCAGACTATGATGAGGACACCGAACAGACTTCGCCCTACCTCTCCGGTAATGCCGAGCCTGCAAAAGGCGCCGTCCACGTTCGTGCCGGCAACATGTACTGGGGATTTACCGCAGCTCTCAAGTCCTACTATGACAAACTCATCCCGCTTCACTCAGGAATTGTGAACGATTACGTCTCATGGTTCCTGATCGGTGTGGTTGTTCTCTTCGCGGTGGTGGTTCTGTTATGA
- the mbhE gene encoding hydrogen gas-evolving membrane-bound hydrogenase subunit E: protein MARCSVPPKLAIFLVIAITLILLLPAFGLSFGHPLTSNTDQYYIDHTQVDTGSNNAVTAIVFDFRGFDTLGEATVLFIAVLGVSMFFRRRH, encoded by the coding sequence ATGGCACGCTGTTCGGTACCACCAAAACTTGCCATTTTCCTCGTGATTGCAATAACGCTGATCCTGCTGTTGCCGGCGTTCGGCCTCTCGTTTGGCCACCCGCTTACTTCGAACACGGATCAGTACTACATCGATCACACGCAGGTTGACACTGGATCAAACAATGCGGTCACCGCAATCGTCTTCGACTTCCGTGGATTTGACACGCTTGGCGAAGCAACCGTTCTCTTCATCGCCGTCTTAGGCGTATCAATGTTCTTCAGGAGGAGACACTAA
- a CDS encoding cation:proton antiporter, which translates to MMDIDIFMIASIIFVLLIFACGIRMWLGPTNADRMLALDVINALVVIIMIILSIRFAQPGFIDVAIVYALLSFVGTLYVAKLIRGDLE; encoded by the coding sequence ATGATGGACATTGACATCTTCATGATAGCCTCAATCATCTTCGTCCTCCTCATCTTCGCATGCGGAATTCGGATGTGGCTGGGCCCGACCAACGCTGACCGGATGCTCGCACTTGACGTCATCAACGCACTCGTTGTCATCATCATGATCATCCTCTCGATTCGGTTTGCCCAGCCGGGCTTCATCGACGTTGCAATCGTGTACGCCCTGCTCTCCTTTGTTGGAACACTCTATGTCGCAAAACTCATCAGAGGTGACCTCGAATGA
- a CDS encoding hydrogenase subunit MbhD domain-containing protein, with protein MIELFPASYVILHILFLAAMILCAIAVFFLKDLIAAAIAFAAFSFLLALEFFILQAPDVAIAEAAIGAGISTAILIIAIRGTTREESE; from the coding sequence ATGATCGAACTCTTCCCTGCAAGCTACGTCATCTTACACATTCTCTTCCTTGCAGCAATGATTCTCTGTGCGATCGCCGTCTTTTTCCTCAAAGATCTCATCGCAGCAGCAATCGCATTTGCAGCATTCAGTTTCCTGCTCGCTCTCGAGTTCTTCATCCTGCAGGCACCTGATGTTGCAATCGCAGAAGCTGCCATTGGTGCAGGAATCTCGACTGCAATTCTCATCATTGCCATCCGTGGAACAACCCGCGAGGAGAGTGAATAA
- a CDS encoding Na+/H+ antiporter subunit E, which produces MTKKSIIPFISATIAAFIIYLVLSVGSAGPTNSILLWSVSELVIGLILSIITGLLCLKLWQGKRYAMANPLRWLLLAVYIIPFVIELIIANLTVAWKIITLKNIRPGIIKLSPGLSTDAGALLLSTSITFQPGTATVDVNEQTRELYIHCLDIGDDPAEIREPGNIFAKLNLVKWIRRITE; this is translated from the coding sequence GTGACCAAAAAAAGCATCATCCCTTTCATCTCGGCAACTATCGCCGCATTTATCATCTATCTTGTATTATCTGTCGGCTCCGCAGGCCCTACCAACTCAATCCTGCTCTGGTCAGTATCAGAGCTCGTAATCGGGCTAATTCTTTCGATTATTACCGGGCTGCTATGTCTCAAACTCTGGCAGGGCAAACGCTACGCCATGGCTAACCCGCTTCGCTGGCTGCTGCTTGCAGTCTATATCATTCCGTTTGTAATCGAACTGATTATCGCCAACCTCACCGTTGCCTGGAAGATCATTACTCTCAAAAACATCAGACCCGGAATCATCAAACTCAGTCCCGGACTCAGCACTGATGCCGGAGCACTCCTGCTCTCAACCTCCATCACCTTCCAGCCTGGAACCGCCACGGTTGACGTCAACGAACAAACCCGCGAACTCTACATCCACTGCCTTGACATCGGTGACGATCCGGCAGAAATCCGCGAACCCGGTAATATTTTTGCCAAACTCAACCTTGTTAAATGGATTCGGAGGATCACCGAATGA
- a CDS encoding Na(+)/H(+) antiporter subunit B: MVTGLIGRSAGRLLIPFIFIFGFYVVAHGHISPGGGFQGGAVIATGVALVLVCYYYRECMENFIEAKNFKLIESAGLILFICTALAGLVLASSFFFNWLNASGGLFGNPVEYGVNAGDLFTAGIIPVLNFAVGIEVFGGLSVVLLYMFAGLKESLNEEDETETVSFAQTEDES, from the coding sequence ATGGTAACAGGTCTTATCGGAAGATCAGCAGGACGCCTGCTTATTCCGTTCATCTTCATCTTCGGCTTCTACGTCGTAGCTCACGGCCACATATCTCCGGGCGGAGGATTCCAGGGAGGAGCAGTGATCGCCACCGGCGTTGCCCTTGTTCTTGTCTGTTACTACTACCGCGAGTGTATGGAAAATTTCATCGAGGCCAAAAACTTCAAACTCATTGAATCCGCAGGTCTCATCCTCTTCATCTGCACAGCCCTTGCCGGACTCGTGCTCGCGTCTTCGTTCTTCTTCAACTGGCTGAACGCAAGCGGCGGACTCTTCGGCAACCCGGTCGAGTACGGTGTGAATGCAGGAGACCTCTTCACCGCAGGAATTATTCCGGTGCTCAACTTTGCGGTTGGTATCGAAGTCTTCGGCGGTCTGTCGGTTGTTCTCCTCTACATGTTTGCAGGACTCAAAGAGTCACTCAATGAAGAGGACGAAACTGAAACTGTCAGCTTTGCCCAGACGGAGGATGAGTCATGA
- a CDS encoding proton-conducting transporter membrane subunit: protein MNADVLLANLPALLIAVPLFGAFLTPVIGRFLSSIRDAWVILASFVSSLVAILLAAQVYAKGTIVYVFGAAPGVGTIPADSGGIPIRILFTIDGFGALMLISAAIVSFAVILYLTLSQSKRSYRSEFYALYLLLTAGIFGMVSTGDMFNFFVFLEINSLAASALIAYHRNGGLAAEGALKYLIVNTVGALMILFAIGLLYAQYNSLNMAVIASQLTLTSLNILALVLFIAGLGTKAGAVPFHFATPDAYSVAPSGITALMIVASQAGLYGMFRILFSVYGHVFTSETVGWVVIILGVLSMFIGVTMAIPQKDIKRLLSYHAVSQTGYMLLGVGVALAVLGDIALTDAFGRMAMEGGLFHIINHAMYKGLLFLAVGAVIYRTGVWNLNEMGGLGHKMKWTMIFFLIGALAIAGIPPFNGFASKLMIYESTFAFNPAIAVIAMVVSILTLASFMKVFHSVFMGPQLPEYEKVREVPKRMLAGMAILAFFVVAFGLVPDLVVNTLVAPAADALLNQGQYIASVLGGGL, encoded by the coding sequence ATGAACGCTGACGTTCTTCTTGCAAACCTTCCGGCACTGCTGATCGCAGTTCCCTTGTTTGGCGCATTCTTAACACCGGTCATCGGCAGATTCCTGTCAAGTATCCGTGACGCATGGGTGATTCTCGCATCCTTTGTCTCATCACTCGTTGCCATTCTTCTTGCGGCACAGGTGTACGCCAAAGGCACAATCGTCTACGTGTTTGGCGCTGCTCCCGGCGTCGGCACGATTCCTGCCGACTCGGGCGGAATTCCTATCCGCATTCTGTTTACGATCGACGGGTTCGGCGCACTGATGCTGATATCTGCTGCGATCGTTTCGTTTGCAGTAATTCTCTACCTCACCCTTTCGCAGAGCAAGAGAAGCTACCGCTCAGAGTTCTATGCCCTCTATCTCCTGCTCACCGCAGGTATCTTCGGTATGGTCTCAACCGGCGACATGTTCAACTTCTTTGTGTTCCTTGAGATCAACTCTCTTGCCGCGTCCGCCTTAATTGCGTACCACCGCAACGGCGGACTTGCCGCAGAAGGGGCACTGAAGTATTTGATCGTCAACACGGTTGGCGCACTGATGATTCTCTTTGCCATCGGTCTGCTGTACGCCCAGTACAACTCACTGAACATGGCGGTGATTGCATCCCAGCTTACACTGACATCCTTAAACATTCTGGCACTTGTCCTCTTCATCGCAGGACTCGGCACCAAAGCAGGAGCAGTACCGTTCCACTTTGCAACGCCCGACGCCTACTCGGTTGCACCGTCCGGCATCACTGCACTCATGATCGTCGCAAGCCAGGCAGGACTCTACGGAATGTTTCGTATTCTCTTCTCGGTGTACGGACATGTGTTCACTTCAGAAACTGTCGGCTGGGTCGTCATCATCCTTGGTGTTCTCTCGATGTTTATCGGTGTCACGATGGCAATTCCGCAGAAGGACATCAAACGCCTGCTCTCGTATCACGCAGTATCCCAGACCGGATACATGCTGCTTGGAGTCGGCGTTGCCCTCGCAGTTCTCGGCGATATTGCACTCACCGACGCATTCGGCAGGATGGCAATGGAAGGAGGTCTCTTCCACATCATCAACCATGCGATGTACAAAGGACTGCTGTTCCTTGCGGTTGGTGCAGTAATTTACCGTACCGGCGTGTGGAATCTCAACGAGATGGGAGGACTCGGCCACAAAATGAAGTGGACGATGATCTTCTTCTTAATCGGTGCCCTTGCGATCGCAGGCATTCCGCCGTTCAACGGTTTTGCCTCAAAGCTGATGATCTATGAATCAACGTTCGCGTTCAATCCGGCAATCGCCGTAATCGCCATGGTCGTAAGTATCCTGACGCTTGCTTCGTTCATGAAGGTCTTCCACTCCGTGTTCATGGGCCCACAACTGCCCGAGTACGAAAAAGTCCGCGAGGTCCCAAAACGAATGCTCGCCGGCATGGCAATTCTCGCATTCTTTGTGGTCGCGTTCGGTCTTGTGCCTGACCTCGTCGTAAATACTCTGGTCGCTCCGGCAGCTGATGCCCTGCTGAATCAGGGTCAGTATATTGCATCCGTTCTTGGAGGTGGATTATGA
- the mnhG gene encoding monovalent cation/H(+) antiporter subunit G, translating to MIDEIIILFIVISIIFSVLGVIGLFRFPDFYTRIHAAGLVGSFGLLFAGLGVLLYAYTLYAAGDEAWFNYGAHVLLALIIVVVTASTSTHAIARSAYRSGNTPKIQMDALKKDEHKMTAQQEARK from the coding sequence ATGATTGACGAAATCATCATCCTCTTCATCGTCATATCCATAATCTTCAGTGTTCTCGGTGTTATTGGACTCTTCCGGTTCCCGGACTTCTACACAAGAATCCATGCCGCAGGCCTGGTTGGAAGCTTTGGTCTCCTCTTCGCAGGACTTGGCGTCCTCCTCTACGCATACACATTATATGCCGCAGGAGACGAAGCATGGTTCAACTACGGAGCACACGTGCTGCTTGCCTTAATCATCGTTGTTGTCACCGCATCAACCTCGACCCATGCAATCGCCCGCAGTGCATACCGCTCGGGAAACACGCCGAAGATTCAGATGGACGCCCTTAAAAAGGACGAACACAAAATGACCGCACAGCAGGAGGCACGAAAATGA
- a CDS encoding flavodoxin family protein yields MKQVLVISATPRKGGNSDVLCDEFVRGAREAGHSAEKIFLCDKKIGFCTACDYCQTNAGECIQDDDMAEILEKLVSSDVIVLASPVYFHTLNGQMKTLIDRVYARFTEVRGKELYFMVTAADTEVANMQRTIECFRGFADCLPESKEMGVIYGTGAVAVGDIKKLPAMGQAYEMGKAV; encoded by the coding sequence ATGAAACAGGTTCTGGTTATTTCGGCAACTCCGCGGAAAGGCGGAAATTCGGATGTTTTGTGTGATGAGTTTGTTCGCGGTGCAAGGGAGGCTGGACATTCTGCAGAGAAGATCTTTTTGTGTGATAAAAAAATCGGGTTCTGTACTGCATGTGATTACTGCCAGACGAATGCGGGCGAGTGTATTCAGGATGATGATATGGCTGAGATTTTGGAGAAGCTTGTTTCTTCTGATGTGATTGTTCTTGCGAGTCCGGTCTACTTCCACACGCTGAATGGCCAGATGAAGACGCTGATCGATCGTGTGTATGCACGATTCACTGAGGTTCGCGGAAAAGAACTGTACTTTATGGTGACTGCTGCGGATACGGAGGTTGCAAATATGCAACGGACGATCGAGTGCTTCCGCGGTTTTGCAGACTGTCTGCCTGAGTCAAAGGAGATGGGTGTGATTTATGGTACCGGAGCGGTGGCAGTTGGGGACATCAAGAAACTTCCGGCTATGGGGCAGGCGTACGAGATGGGCAAGGCAGTGTGA
- a CDS encoding NADH-quinone oxidoreductase subunit B family protein, whose protein sequence is MKLTTSLNRSLWVFHFNSGSCNGCDIEIVATLTPRYDPERFGVKLVGSPRHADVLLVTGPVTNQMADRLRLVYAQMPGPKLVMVVGTCGQSGGVFSTSYNLAGPIDQIIPVDVYVPGCAPRPEAIIQGVVTAIAKLERLQGGGEA, encoded by the coding sequence ATGAAGCTGACAACTTCACTGAACCGGTCGCTGTGGGTGTTCCACTTCAACAGCGGGTCCTGTAACGGCTGCGACATTGAAATTGTCGCAACCCTTACGCCACGCTATGATCCCGAACGTTTCGGCGTAAAACTGGTCGGCTCCCCGCGTCATGCAGACGTGTTACTGGTAACTGGTCCCGTCACCAATCAGATGGCGGACCGCCTGCGTCTCGTGTATGCCCAGATGCCCGGCCCGAAGCTGGTGATGGTTGTTGGAACCTGTGGTCAGTCCGGCGGTGTGTTCAGCACCTCCTACAACCTTGCAGGTCCGATCGATCAGATCATTCCTGTCGACGTCTACGTCCCCGGATGCGCCCCGCGTCCGGAGGCAATCATTCAGGGCGTGGTGACCGCAATTGCAAAACTTGAACGATTACAGGGAGGAGGTGAGGCATGA
- a CDS encoding NADH-quinone oxidoreductase subunit C, which translates to MTDKILSPEEVTAQLTAALGSAILDTRIQRRAEGSKKIENINIWITIRRDAVHAAAEELMKIWYPHLSCIAGYDKGADSPDLRIQYIFSIYGGVARGEYMVIFSLDLPKNDARLPTLTDILEGAAFTEHEKTEYLGITIDGLAPAPHKFFLPQDFPNGVYPLRKDDKKIPDSMVKDLWACGRPVNRPPAPLDGGDE; encoded by the coding sequence ATGACCGATAAAATTCTCTCGCCTGAAGAGGTCACGGCACAACTTACCGCCGCCCTTGGTTCGGCGATTCTTGACACCCGCATTCAACGGCGGGCTGAAGGAAGCAAAAAAATTGAAAACATCAATATCTGGATAACGATCCGCCGAGACGCGGTTCACGCAGCAGCTGAAGAGCTGATGAAGATCTGGTATCCGCATCTCTCCTGCATTGCAGGATATGACAAGGGTGCAGACTCGCCTGATCTTCGGATACAGTACATCTTCTCGATCTACGGCGGCGTTGCGAGAGGAGAGTACATGGTGATCTTCTCTTTGGATCTTCCAAAGAACGATGCCCGCCTGCCGACGCTTACTGATATTCTCGAAGGCGCTGCATTTACCGAACATGAGAAGACCGAGTATCTGGGAATCACTATTGACGGCCTTGCACCGGCTCCGCATAAGTTCTTCCTGCCGCAGGACTTCCCGAACGGTGTGTATCCGCTCCGCAAAGACGACAAAAAAATTCCCGACTCAATGGTAAAGGATCTCTGGGCATGCGGCCGTCCTGTAAACAGGCCGCCCGCCCCGCTCGACGGAGGGGATGAGTAA
- a CDS encoding sodium:proton antiporter, protein MIANLPFIAVAVLIGIGFAMVLLKRNMIKMIMGLGILEAAVNLFLVSLGYREGGIAPIFTSAPEGVEMVMPTVQALTLTNIVIGVATTALMLSFVMLIYKKYGTVNANEMRRLKE, encoded by the coding sequence ATGATCGCAAACCTTCCGTTCATCGCGGTCGCTGTTCTTATCGGCATCGGCTTTGCGATGGTTCTCCTCAAACGCAACATGATCAAAATGATCATGGGTCTTGGCATCCTTGAAGCAGCGGTCAACCTTTTCCTCGTCAGCCTCGGCTACCGTGAAGGAGGCATTGCCCCAATCTTCACCAGCGCTCCGGAGGGCGTTGAGATGGTCATGCCGACCGTTCAGGCGCTGACTCTGACAAACATCGTTATCGGCGTTGCAACAACAGCACTCATGCTCTCGTTTGTGATGCTGATCTACAAGAAGTACGGAACCGTGAATGCGAACGAGATGCGGAGGCTCAAAGAATGA
- a CDS encoding nickel-dependent hydrogenase large subunit, which yields MAKKAPYIVPVGPIHPALKEPVHIELTVVGEEVISADFTPGQTHRGIEWMGLSRNPVQIVHLTDRICGICGVTHSLAFARAVEQIADITVPERADYVRTIIAEFERIQSHLLWAGVAAHELGFDTLFYLAWRVREEAMDAIELITGNRVNYDIIQIGGVRRDITEDQHEQILRCLNNYKDLFGKLKTLFLEDAVISSRCKGTGLLSFEKAMAYSTVGPTARASGCTADLRVDYPYAAYGDLDLKPVLPTAYGSEVNGDTYDRIVVRIFEIAQSIEIIEQCLANMPAGPTLWEEKVAKILAACKKAEGEAVGRHEAPRGECLHYVAMDKSDSPIAWKVKASSYSNLHVWPLILKGAQLADIPVIVASVDPCLSCTDRVAVTDADASRTKIFTKEELTRLSYEKTRRMRQ from the coding sequence ATGGCAAAGAAAGCACCCTACATCGTGCCGGTCGGCCCGATTCACCCGGCGTTAAAAGAGCCGGTTCACATCGAGTTGACGGTTGTCGGTGAAGAGGTAATCTCTGCCGACTTCACTCCCGGCCAGACGCACCGCGGTATTGAGTGGATGGGTCTGTCCAGAAATCCTGTACAGATTGTTCACTTAACCGACCGCATCTGCGGTATCTGCGGCGTGACGCATTCGCTCGCATTCGCTCGGGCAGTCGAACAGATCGCAGACATCACGGTTCCCGAACGGGCAGACTATGTCAGAACAATCATCGCAGAGTTTGAACGCATTCAGTCCCACCTGCTCTGGGCAGGAGTTGCGGCACACGAACTTGGATTTGACACCTTGTTCTATCTTGCATGGCGTGTCCGCGAAGAGGCGATGGATGCAATCGAACTCATCACCGGCAACCGCGTGAACTATGACATCATCCAGATCGGAGGAGTTCGTCGCGACATCACCGAGGATCAGCATGAACAGATCCTTCGCTGTCTCAACAACTACAAGGATCTGTTCGGCAAACTCAAGACTCTCTTCCTCGAAGATGCGGTGATCAGTTCCCGCTGTAAAGGAACCGGACTTCTTTCGTTTGAAAAAGCCATGGCCTACTCAACGGTCGGTCCGACCGCAAGAGCTTCGGGCTGCACGGCTGACCTTCGTGTAGATTATCCATATGCAGCTTACGGAGATCTGGATCTCAAACCGGTTTTACCCACTGCTTACGGCAGCGAAGTGAACGGCGATACGTATGACAGGATCGTTGTCCGCATCTTTGAGATCGCCCAGTCGATTGAAATCATTGAACAGTGTCTTGCAAACATGCCGGCGGGGCCGACACTCTGGGAAGAAAAAGTTGCCAAAATTCTTGCCGCATGCAAGAAGGCCGAAGGCGAAGCTGTCGGCCGCCATGAGGCTCCCCGCGGCGAATGTCTGCATTATGTTGCAATGGACAAATCAGACTCCCCGATCGCATGGAAAGTGAAGGCTTCGTCTTACAGCAACCTGCATGTCTGGCCGCTGATCCTGAAAGGCGCCCAGCTTGCTGACATTCCGGTGATCGTTGCTTCGGTTGATCCCTGTCTCTCCTGCACTGATCGTGTGGCTGTCACGGACGCTGACGCATCCAGAACAAAGATCTTCACCAAAGAGGAGCTGACCCGTTTGTCGTATGAGAAAACGCGGAGGATGAGACAATGA